Proteins from a single region of Runella sp. SP2:
- a CDS encoding histidine kinase — protein MLKLSKLVVLICFLSLSKALSQSIKIDSVVAPALAHNNRLQSVTFKPIGSEIRVSPTQNFLFIYFTSSPKNPVCEYQLMGLETYFTSTTNSYIYYPNLPEGTYTLVVRVRGTDKPTTTLTIVVEGPFWQQWWFVPLVFVFILGMMGLVFYLFFFYRTRQQLYLQSVRHELEIKALRAQMNPHFIFNCLNTIDAYIIRKQFIQASDCLQKFSRLVRHILENSEFQTIGIDKELETLRLYIELEQERFANTFYYELTVDPSLMEDSYQIPPLLLQPFVENAILHGLRHLKDREGLLRIHLQQILVNQTERLFCQIEDNGIGREASAKLNEHYQDHHKSMGMNVTFERINAHQAHYGELMKTQIEDLREPHTGTIVRLWLPLLTQFWQKK, from the coding sequence ATGCTAAAACTAAGTAAACTCGTTGTCCTAATTTGTTTTTTGAGCCTATCCAAAGCCCTTTCTCAAAGTATTAAGATTGATTCTGTAGTAGCTCCTGCTTTAGCCCATAACAACCGACTTCAATCAGTTACATTTAAGCCAATTGGCAGTGAAATTCGGGTAAGTCCTACTCAAAATTTCCTATTTATCTATTTTACATCTTCTCCAAAAAATCCAGTTTGCGAGTACCAATTGATGGGATTAGAAACGTATTTTACATCAACAACTAATTCATACATCTATTACCCAAATTTGCCTGAAGGAACCTATACGTTGGTAGTTAGGGTACGCGGTACTGACAAACCTACTACCACTTTAACCATCGTTGTTGAAGGGCCTTTTTGGCAGCAATGGTGGTTTGTTCCCCTTGTGTTTGTATTTATATTGGGCATGATGGGGCTGGTTTTTTATCTCTTCTTTTTCTACCGAACACGACAGCAGCTTTACCTTCAGTCCGTTAGGCATGAGCTGGAAATCAAGGCATTGCGTGCGCAGATGAATCCTCATTTTATTTTTAATTGTCTCAATACCATTGATGCGTATATTATCCGTAAACAATTCATACAAGCCTCAGACTGTTTGCAGAAATTCTCCCGATTGGTTCGGCATATTTTGGAAAATTCAGAATTTCAGACCATCGGTATTGATAAAGAGCTTGAAACGCTGCGACTCTATATCGAACTGGAACAGGAGCGGTTTGCCAATACCTTCTATTATGAGCTCACGGTTGATCCATCTTTGATGGAAGACTCTTATCAAATTCCTCCGTTGTTGCTGCAACCTTTTGTCGAAAATGCCATCCTGCACGGATTACGGCATCTGAAAGACCGAGAAGGTCTCCTCAGAATCCATTTACAGCAAATCTTAGTAAACCAAACAGAGCGCCTGTTCTGTCAAATAGAAGACAACGGCATCGGTCGGGAAGCTTCCGCTAAACTCAATGAACATTACCAAGATCATCATAAATCAATGGGGATGAACGTAACTTTTGAACGTATAAATGCTCACCAAGCCCACTACGGCGAATTGATGAAAACGCAGATTGAAGACCTCAGAGAGCCTCATACGGGCACGATTGTGAGGCTATGGCTTCCTTTACTGACCCAATTTTGGCAAAAAAAATAA
- a CDS encoding histidine kinase, whose translation MMYKRTLYILFLFLKALVGIAQFPPVRTQEGQTYVVPAQFDLNKSSDELYVNSLLDKARVMINAQQKQPHSARKDTSILQLYNYMASIFRQSKIAPDSCLFYARKTIEYAKNCRNTEFEVKGLFQQAHYQRDIKLNLEEALRLNLRAYETVLNASHDPQVLWRICYNLGDLYSSVKEFDKSLTYFHQSEARIALGTGLSKASTNAYTVAIWEGIAMLYTSKKQYQTANTYFVKILEHLPKIPFISSHAGIYDNLAVFYQLQGKYQQAIEYGKKAETLWLDLKKRENLTATQANLANCFLEINDLPQAQIYAYQALKPPAAKNALKKAHYVLYQISQKQANWQESLKHFEQYIIWRDSLEAKFNAEELYKVQSRFDLEKAELKNKQLEELRQQELLKIRHQNELEKLKASAERQRFLNQVVSEKLERQIETQALREQAIKQKALAFEEKSKQQKLINNLQIKEFRQNKLIESRTRNTLEVGLALSALLGLVLFWYNHKLRTKNKDLEAKNEIIREVTHKIQATEISALRAQMNPHFIFNCLNSIQLYTAQSNTEKATDYLNKFSRLIRLVLENSRSEKVSLENELETLRLYMEMEAMRFRGKVNAFINIAQNVDKDSIQIPPLLLQPFVENAIWHGLMHKEEGGIIRIEVTQPKENLLRFDITDDGIGREKAAEFKSKSATQNKSFGMKVTAERIELINQLYNTATQVQIIDLKNKQGEATGTKVVVEIPI comes from the coding sequence ATGATGTATAAAAGGACTTTATATATTCTCTTTTTATTTCTGAAGGCTTTAGTAGGAATAGCTCAGTTTCCTCCTGTTAGAACACAAGAAGGGCAAACATACGTAGTTCCAGCGCAGTTTGATTTAAATAAATCATCCGATGAATTATACGTCAACTCTTTGCTTGATAAAGCGCGAGTAATGATTAATGCCCAACAAAAACAGCCCCATTCTGCCCGAAAAGATACCAGTATATTGCAGCTTTACAATTACATGGCTTCTATTTTTAGACAGTCAAAGATAGCTCCTGATAGCTGCCTTTTTTACGCAAGAAAGACAATTGAGTATGCCAAAAATTGTAGGAATACGGAATTTGAAGTGAAAGGTTTATTTCAGCAAGCACATTATCAAAGAGATATAAAATTAAACTTGGAAGAAGCTTTACGGCTTAATTTACGTGCTTATGAAACAGTTTTAAACGCCAGTCACGACCCGCAAGTTCTTTGGCGGATTTGTTATAATTTGGGAGATTTATACTCAAGTGTCAAAGAATTTGACAAATCCCTCACTTACTTTCATCAATCGGAAGCACGTATCGCCCTAGGCACAGGCTTGAGCAAAGCCAGCACAAATGCTTATACAGTTGCCATCTGGGAAGGTATCGCCATGTTATATACAAGTAAAAAACAGTATCAAACTGCTAACACCTATTTTGTAAAAATTTTAGAACACCTTCCTAAAATACCTTTTATAAGCTCCCATGCAGGTATTTATGATAATTTGGCAGTATTTTATCAATTGCAAGGTAAGTACCAGCAAGCCATTGAATATGGAAAAAAAGCTGAAACACTTTGGTTAGACCTTAAAAAACGAGAAAATTTGACAGCAACTCAAGCAAACTTAGCCAATTGTTTTCTTGAAATTAACGATTTGCCTCAGGCACAAATTTATGCTTATCAAGCTTTAAAACCTCCCGCAGCCAAAAACGCCCTCAAGAAAGCCCACTACGTACTTTATCAAATTTCGCAAAAACAGGCTAATTGGCAAGAAAGTTTAAAGCATTTTGAACAATATATAATATGGCGGGATTCGCTCGAAGCTAAGTTCAATGCCGAAGAACTTTATAAAGTACAAAGTAGATTCGATTTAGAAAAAGCTGAATTGAAAAATAAACAATTAGAAGAACTGAGACAACAAGAGCTATTAAAGATTCGTCACCAAAATGAGTTGGAAAAATTAAAGGCTTCCGCTGAAAGGCAACGGTTTTTAAATCAAGTAGTAAGCGAAAAATTAGAAAGACAGATAGAAACACAAGCACTAAGAGAACAAGCTATCAAACAAAAAGCACTTGCATTTGAGGAAAAATCAAAGCAGCAAAAACTTATCAATAATCTACAAATTAAAGAATTTCGACAGAATAAACTCATTGAAAGTCGTACAAGAAATACCCTTGAAGTTGGATTAGCTTTGAGTGCTCTATTAGGATTAGTTTTATTTTGGTACAACCACAAACTGAGAACAAAAAACAAGGACTTAGAAGCGAAAAATGAAATTATCAGGGAAGTCACTCATAAAATTCAAGCTACCGAGATCTCAGCCTTACGGGCACAGATGAACCCTCACTTCATCTTCAACTGCCTCAATTCCATTCAATTATATACAGCACAAAGCAATACAGAGAAAGCTACTGATTACCTCAACAAATTCTCACGACTCATTCGATTGGTACTGGAGAACTCCCGTTCTGAAAAAGTATCACTCGAAAACGAGCTAGAAACCCTTAGGCTCTACATGGAAATGGAAGCTATGCGTTTTCGAGGAAAAGTCAACGCCTTCATCAACATTGCTCAAAACGTGGACAAAGATTCTATTCAAATTCCTCCGTTGCTACTGCAACCTTTTGTGGAAAATGCTATCTGGCACGGACTTATGCACAAAGAAGAAGGCGGAATTATTCGGATAGAAGTTACTCAACCTAAAGAAAATTTACTTCGGTTTGACATCACCGATGATGGAATAGGCCGAGAAAAAGCAGCAGAATTTAAAAGCAAATCTGCCACTCAAAACAAATCGTTCGGCATGAAAGTGACCGCCGAACGTATCGAACTTATCAATCAACTTTACAACACTGCCACCCAAGTCCAAATCATTGACCTGAAAAATAAGCAGGGAGAGGCCACGGGTACAAAGGTCGTAGTAGAAATCCCAATTTAA
- a CDS encoding LytTR family DNA-binding domain-containing protein yields the protein MRAIIIDDEPDAVELLCIRLNQKCPQVEVVATCTSSIKGVAAIIEHRPELVFLDIEMPQMNGFQVLEAVEGIPFALIFVTAYDKFALKAFKYSAIDYLLKPVDSQELINSVKRAEKFQQTSREQIEHLKKQFTNAQRPPIDKIALPYQNGITFVSLKEIIYCESDDSYTKFFLSNGQTCLVTKTLKEIQELLEERGFLRIHRQYLINLEHIKKFYKGEGSYIIMTNNQSIPVSRLHKERLSEHFEWL from the coding sequence ATGAGAGCAATTATCATTGACGACGAACCCGATGCAGTTGAGCTTCTCTGCATTCGACTGAATCAGAAATGCCCACAGGTTGAAGTCGTCGCTACTTGCACAAGCAGCATCAAAGGAGTGGCGGCCATCATAGAACACCGCCCTGAACTCGTTTTTTTAGACATTGAAATGCCTCAAATGAATGGTTTTCAGGTACTGGAGGCGGTAGAAGGGATACCTTTTGCCCTGATTTTTGTTACGGCTTATGACAAATTTGCACTCAAGGCATTTAAGTACAGCGCCATTGACTACCTACTCAAACCTGTTGATTCTCAGGAATTAATAAATTCAGTAAAGCGTGCAGAAAAATTTCAACAAACTTCTCGTGAACAGATTGAGCACTTGAAAAAACAATTTACAAATGCACAGCGCCCTCCAATCGATAAAATCGCTTTGCCTTACCAAAACGGCATCACCTTTGTAAGCCTAAAAGAAATCATATACTGTGAGTCAGATGATAGTTACACCAAGTTTTTTTTGAGCAATGGACAGACTTGTTTGGTCACCAAAACCCTCAAAGAAATACAAGAATTACTTGAGGAGCGAGGTTTTTTGCGTATTCATCGCCAATACCTTATCAATCTCGAACACATCAAAAAGTTTTACAAAGGCGAAGGTTCGTACATTATTATGACCAACAATCAATCTATTCCTGTGTCTCGACTGCATAAAGAACGCCTTTCGGAGCATTTTGAATGGCTTTAA